From Passer domesticus isolate bPasDom1 chromosome 5, bPasDom1.hap1, whole genome shotgun sequence, the proteins below share one genomic window:
- the TM7SF3 gene encoding transmembrane 7 superfamily member 3, which produces MWVSSRSALLLLLIGVLRHGGASGLLELSLGKFRNVLLNQTNPAEAVIRNIASNVTVVILQVHAQRSDVVISFDKTPLVNSSGIGVDKGLVSILRPEQTVCTWYLRALGAGQVLSTAISIPYMEKDPIPGGCNLEFDLEVDPNIYVDYTLVDINIKFAPANLGYTRGANPPSCDSGTGQSSRWRLRYDVYQYFLPENDLSEMVLMSHIRKMSGVQSVKANGIKMLTLTADDKTNVYFSSLPGQGVIYNVIVWDPLWNSSAAYIPVHTYACSFADLVDNCSSLSKLSTKVFFTAFAVLGLFTCFFGHRFWKTDLFFMGFIVTAFVFFVFITRITGLSYDVRLILTAVAGIIGGLLLVVSWWRFGSVLLSMFVIGLVLGFLFSSTLFFTPLGDYRVFRDDVVFWVTFTCVALMIPVLFVGCPRILNILASGIVGSYTVVLAIACYVYTSLAYITLDLLRRVLNNYFSRAYTNVPFQRNDFIILSVWAMLGLSGVTVQLRRERSEVPFPPHPYLSWKRERERRSTNVLDPSHHIPPLRERIHNKLLHIKEFFQKDQPAGERTPLLL; this is translated from the exons GTCTTCTTGAGCTCTCCTTGGGAAAATTCAGAAATGTGCTACTTAACCAGACCAATCCAGCGGAGGCTGTAATCAGGAACATCGCCAGCAATGTGACTGTGGTTATTTTGCAAGTGCATGCCCAGCGGAGTGATGTGGTGATATCCTTTGATAAG ACTCCATTGGTGAACAGCTCAGGAATTGGGGTGGATAAAGGGCTGGTGTCTATCCTTCGGCCTGAGCAGACCGTGTGCACGTGGTACCTGCGCGCCCTGGGTGCTGGCCAGGTGCTCAGCACCGCCATCTCCATTCCCTACATGGAGAAAG ATCCTATTCCTGGGGGCTGCAATCTAGAATTTGACTTGGAAGTGGATCCAAATATTTACGTGGACTACACATTGGTTGATATAAACATCAAGTTTGCCCCTGCAAACTTGGGATATACCAG AGGAGCAAACCCCCCCTCCTGTGATTCAGGGACTGGTCAGAGCTCCCGGTGGCGGCTGCGCTACGATGTGTACCAGTACTTCCTGCCTGAGAATGACCTGTCTGAGATGGTGCTCATGAGCCACATACGGAAAATGTCTGGGGTGCAGAGTGTCAAAGCCAATGGCATCAAG atgCTTACGCTGACAGCTGATGACAAGACCAATGTGTACTTCTCCTCACTTCCTGGGCAAGGTGTGATCTACAATGTCATAGTGTGGGACCCTCTTTGGAACAGTTCTGCTGCATACATACCTGTGCATACATATGCCTGTAGTTTTGCTGACCTGGTGGATAACTGCTCTTCCCTCA GTAAACTCTCTACCAAAGTATTCTTCACTGCTTTTGCTGTTCTTGGTCTTTTCACCTGCTTTTTTGGACACAGATTCTGGAAAACAG acTTATTCTTCATGGGCTTCATTGTCACAGCATTCGTCTTCTTTGTGTTCATTACCAGGATAACTGGCCTTAGTTATGACG TACGTCTTATTTTGACAGCAGTTGCTGGAATCATTGGAGGCCTGCTCTTGGTTGTGAGCTGGTGGAGATTTGGCTCTGTCCTGCTCAGCATGTTTGTTATTGGACTTGTGTTGGGATTTCTCTTCTCATCAACACTCTTCTTTACTCCCCTAG GAGACTACAGGGTCTTCCGTGATGATGTGGTGTTCTGGGTGACCTTTACTTGTGTAGCCTTGATGATTCCAGTGCTTTTTGTTGGCTGCCCAAGAATT CTGAATATCTTGGCTTCTGGAATAGTGGGCTCTTACACGGTGGTCCTGGCCATTGCTTGTTATGTCTACACAAGCCTTGCTTACATCACCTTAGACCTGCTCAGAAGGGTCCTCAACAATTATTTCAGCAGAGCTTACACCAATGTGCCTTTTCAAAGGAATG acTTCATCATCCTGTCAGTGTGGGCAATGCTGGGCCTCAGCGGGGTCACTGTGCAGCTCCGCCGGGAGAGGAGTGAGGTGCCCTTCCCACCACATCCCTATCTCAGCTGGAAGAGGGAAAGAGAGCGTAGAAGCACCAATGTCTTAGACCCCAGCCATCATATCCCTCCCCTGAGAGAGAGGATCCACAACAAGTTGCTGCATATCAAAGAGTTCTTCCAGAAAGACCAACCAGCTGGGGAGAGAACTCCACTGCTTCTGTAA
- the FGFR1OP2 gene encoding FGFR1 oncogene partner 2 isoform X1, which yields MKMSCTIEKALADAKALVERLREHDSAAEALIKQTTALNRRVEAMKQYQEEIQELNEVARHRPRSTLVMGIQQENRQIRELQQENKELRTSLEEHQSALELIMSKYREQMFRLLMASKKDDPSIIMKLKEQHSKELQVHVDQITEMAAVMRKAIEVDERHSCKEQERITQLEQENKGLREILQITRESFLNLKKDDASESTSLSGLVTSSDLSLRKS from the exons ATGA AAATGAGCTGCACCATTGAGAAGGCGCTGGCGGACGCGAAGGCGCTGGTAGAGCGGCTGAGGGAACATGACAGTGCAGCTGAGGCGCTCATCAAACAGACCACGGCGCTCAACAGGCGGGTGGAAGCCATGAAACAG TACCAGGAAGAAATCCAAGAGCTCAATGAAGTAGCAAGACATCGACCTCGTTCTACTCTAGTGATGGGTATCCAGCAGGAAAACAGACAGATTAGGGAATTgcaacaggaaaacaaag AACTGCGCACATCTCTCGAAGAGCACCAGTCAGCTCTGGAACTCATCATGAGCAAGTACAGAGAACAGATGTTTAGGTTGCTTATGGCGAGCAAAAAGGATGATCCAAGTATAATAATGAAGTTAAAAGAGCAACATTCCAAG GAGTTGCAAGTGCACGTGGACCAAATTACAGAGATGGCAGCAGTGATGAGAAAAGCCATTGAGGTGGATGAAAGGCACAGCTGCAAGGAGCAGGAGCGCATCACCCAGCTCGAG CAAGAAAACAAAGGCTTGAGAGAAATTCTTCAAATCACTAGAGAATCATTTCTGAACCTCAAGAAAGATGATGCATCAGAGAGCACGTCCCTGTCAGGATTAGTAACAAGCAGTGATCTGAGCCTGAGGAAAAGCTAA
- the FGFR1OP2 gene encoding FGFR1 oncogene partner 2 isoform X2, with the protein MYRDTFHYPRLLSAPSNGALDIVRKKPAIASLGTLRQGPSTLTGKNFFPISNLNLFTVQLLNPECPARAADVQFNPNPEVWLDTLLAPAGFGIYRRAGRSLARFGAAEGRALARAVHGRYRPRPTVPPGGDGIRRPPLTPPFDIVRSRSGRTPGAAGVPGMKLRTSLEEHQSALELIMSKYREQMFRLLMASKKDDPSIIMKLKEQHSKELQVHVDQITEMAAVMRKAIEVDERHSCKEQERITQLEQENKGLREILQITRESFLNLKKDDASESTSLSGLVTSSDLSLRKS; encoded by the exons ATgtacagggacaccttccactatcccaggttgctcagcGCTCCATCCAACGGGGCCTTGGACATTGTCAGGAAAAAGCCAGCcatagcttctctgggcaccctgcgCCAGGGCCCCAGCAcgctcacaggaaagaattttttcccaatatccaatctaaacctattCACAGTGCAACTGCTTAATCCTGAGTGTCCCGCTAGAGCTGCTGATGTACAGTTCAACCCAAATCCCGAAGTTTGGCTCGACACCCTACTCGCACCTGCAGGATTTGGAATCTATAGGAGGGCGGGGCGTTCTCTCGCGAGATTTGGAGCCGCGGAGGGGCGTGCTCTCGCGAGAGCTGTGCACGGCCGGTACCGCCCCCGCCCCACGGTGCCCCCTGGCGGGGACGGGATACGCCGTCCTCCCCTCACGCCGCCATTTGACATCGTTCGGAGCCGGTCCGGGCGCACTCCCGGCGCGGCCGGAGTCCCGGGCATGA AACTGCGCACATCTCTCGAAGAGCACCAGTCAGCTCTGGAACTCATCATGAGCAAGTACAGAGAACAGATGTTTAGGTTGCTTATGGCGAGCAAAAAGGATGATCCAAGTATAATAATGAAGTTAAAAGAGCAACATTCCAAG GAGTTGCAAGTGCACGTGGACCAAATTACAGAGATGGCAGCAGTGATGAGAAAAGCCATTGAGGTGGATGAAAGGCACAGCTGCAAGGAGCAGGAGCGCATCACCCAGCTCGAG CAAGAAAACAAAGGCTTGAGAGAAATTCTTCAAATCACTAGAGAATCATTTCTGAACCTCAAGAAAGATGATGCATCAGAGAGCACGTCCCTGTCAGGATTAGTAACAAGCAGTGATCTGAGCCTGAGGAAAAGCTAA
- the INTS13 gene encoding integrator complex subunit 13, whose translation MKIFSESHKTVFVVDHCPYMAESCRQHVEFDMLVKNRTQGIIPLAPISKSLWTCSVESSMEYCRIMYDIFPFKKLVNFIVSDSGAHVLNSWTQEDQNLQELMAALAAVGPPNPRADPECCSILHGLVAAVEALCKITEYQHEARTTLMENAERVGNRGRIICITNAKSDSHVRMLEDCVQETIHEHNKLAANSDHLMQIQKCELVLIHTYPVGEDSLVSDRPKKELSPVLTSEVHSVRAGRHLATKLNLLVQQHFDLASTTITNIPMKEEQHANTSANYDVELLHHKEAHVDFLKSGDNHVGGNSREGTFKETVTLKWCTPRTNSVELHYCTGAYRISPVDVNSRPSSCLTNFLLNGRSVLLEQPRKSGSKVISHMLSSHGGEIFLHVLSSSRSILEDPPSISEGCGGRVTDYRITDFGEFMRENRLTPFLEPRYKIDGSLEIPLERAKDQLEKHTRYWPMIISQTTIFNMQAVVPLASVIVKETMTDEDVLNCQKTIYNLVDMERKNDPLPISTVGTRGKGPKRDEQYRIMWNELETLVRAHINNSDKHQRVLECLMACRSKPPEEEERKKRGRKREDKEDKLEKLGKDYESDKPWQESERLKGLLDREKEELGEAEVIKDSPDSPEPPNKKPLITMDEMPTAEKAKGPMSLLSLWSNRINTANSRKHQEFIGRLNSVNNKAELYQHLKEENGMETTENGKAGRQ comes from the exons atgaaaatattttctgagtcTCACAAAACTGTTTTCGTTGTGGATCACTGCCCCTACATGGCAGAATCATGCAGGCAGCACGTAGAATTCGATATGTTAGTGAAGAATCGCACCCAAGGCATCATTCCTTTGGCACCCATCTCCAAATCCCTGTGGACCTGCTCAGTGGAGTCATCCATGGAGTACTGTAGAATAATGTATGATATTTTCCCTTTCAAGAAACTG GTGAATTTCATTGTGAGTGATTCTGGGGCTCATGTGTTGAATTCTTGGACTCAAGAAGATCAGAACTTGCAGGAG CTGATGGCGGCGCTGGCGGCCGTGGGGCCGCCGAACCCGCGGGCAGACCCCGAGTGCTGCAGCATCCTGCACGGGCTGGTGGCCGCTGTTGAGGCACTCTGCAAGATCACCGAGTACCAGCACGAGGCCCGCACCACGCTGATGGAGAACGCCGAGCGCGTGGGCAACAGGGGCAGGATCATCTGCATCACCAACGCCAAGAG TGACAGCCATGTTCGGATGCTGGAGGATTGTGTTCAGGAGACCATTCATGAGCACAACAAGCTTGCAGCTAACTCTGACCA tctaATGCAGATTCAGAAATGTGAACTGGTGTTAATCCACACGTACCCCGTTGGTGAAGACAGCCTTGTTTCAGATCGTCCTAAAAAAGAG CTCTCCCCTGTTCTAACCAGTGAAGTGCACAGTGTCCGTGCAGGGAGGCACCTGGCTACAAAACTGAATCTTTTAGTACAGCAACACTTTGATCTGGCTTCAACCACAATAACTAACATCCCTATGAAG GAGGAGCAACACGCTAACACATCAGCCAACTATGATGTGGAGCTGCTTCATCACAAAGAGGCACACGTGGATTTTTTAAAGAGTG GTGATAACCACGTGGGTGGCAATAGCAGAGAAGGCACATTTAAAGAAACTGTTACCCTGAAATGGTGCACTCCTCGAACCAACAGTGTGG aaCTGCACTATTGCACTGGAGCATACAGAATTTCACCAGTAGATGTAAATAGCAGACCTTCTTCATGCCTTACAAACTTCCTCCTTAATG GTCGTTCGGTGTTGTTGGAACAACCACGCAAGTCTGGCTCAAAAGTCATTAGCCACATGCTCAGCAGCCACGGCGGAGAGATTTTCTTGCATGTGTTGAGCAGCTCCCGCTCAATTCTGGAAGATCCCCCCTCAATTAGCGAAGGCTGTGGTGGGAGGGTCACTGACTACAGGATCACA GATTTTGGTGAATTTATGAGGGAAAACCGATTAACTCCTTTTCTAGAGCCCAGATATAAGATCGATGGAAGTCTTGAAATTCCATTGGAACGTGCAAAAGATCAGTTAGAGAAACATACTCGTTACTGGCCTATGATTATTTCTCAGACCACGATCTTCAACATGCAAGCT GTAGTGCCATTAGCTAGTGTGATTGTAAAGGAAACAATGACTGATGAGGATGTGCTGAATTGTCAAAAAACTATATACAATTTGGTAGACATGGAGAGGAAGAACGATCCACTGCCAATTTCAACAGTTGGTACCAGAGGAAAGGGGCCAAAAAG GGATGAGCAGTACCGCATTATGTGGAACGAGCTGGAGACCCTGGTCCGAGCGCACATAAACAACTCTGACAAACACCAGCGAGTTCTCGAGTGTCTCATGGCGTGCAGGAGCAAACCcccagaggaggaggagcgCAAGAAACGaggcagaaagagagaagaCAAAGAGGACAAGTTGGAGAAGTTGGGCAAAGACTATGAATCAGATAAGCCATGGCAGGAATCAGAGAG GTTAAAAGGTCTTTTGGATCGGGAGAAAGAAGAACTGGGAGAAGCTGAAGTTATCAAAGACTCCCCTGATTCTCCTGAGCCCCCCAACAAAAAGCCACTCATTACAATGGATGAAATGCCCACAGCTGAAAAGGCAAAAG GGCCAATGTCCTTGCTGTCTTTATGGAGCAACAGAATTAATACTGCCAACTCTAGGAAACACCAGGAATTTATTGGTCGGTTGAACTCTGTCAACAACAAAGCTGAGCTGTATCAAcatctgaaagaagaaaatgg AATGGAAAcaacagaaaatggaaaagcagGCCGGCAGTGA